In Halapricum desulfuricans, a single window of DNA contains:
- a CDS encoding metallophosphoesterase family protein → MSDHPTRIGLLSDIHGNAIALEAVLEEMDDVDALVCAGDVVGYGPSPGQCIEIVRGQSIPTVEGNHDRAVVTDQPYETGDQYASRTLSEGQRSWLAALPRERLLFDGRLKVVHDHPEERNRYTRPAAFEPTLLDDEDVLVLGHTHVQYAEVFADGIVVNPGSVGQPRDRDPDAAYAVVDLDAMAVDLHRVSYDIEAVRRRIENTSIDSYNAERLARGR, encoded by the coding sequence GTGAGTGACCACCCGACTCGCATCGGCCTGCTCTCAGATATCCACGGCAACGCCATCGCGCTGGAAGCCGTCCTCGAGGAGATGGACGACGTGGATGCACTGGTCTGTGCCGGTGACGTTGTCGGATACGGTCCGTCACCGGGGCAGTGCATCGAGATAGTTCGCGGGCAGTCAATTCCAACGGTGGAGGGCAACCACGATCGGGCCGTTGTCACCGACCAGCCATACGAGACAGGCGACCAGTACGCCAGCCGCACGCTGTCGGAGGGTCAGCGGTCGTGGCTGGCGGCCCTTCCGCGAGAGCGCCTGCTTTTCGACGGCCGACTGAAGGTCGTCCACGATCATCCCGAAGAGCGGAATCGCTACACGCGACCCGCGGCATTCGAACCGACGCTTCTTGACGACGAAGACGTGCTTGTCCTCGGGCATACGCACGTCCAGTATGCCGAAGTGTTTGCTGACGGGATCGTCGTCAATCCCGGTAGTGTCGGCCAGCCACGCGACAGGGATCCAGATGCGGCCTATGCGGTCGTCGATCTCGATGCGATGGCTGTTGATCTGCATCGAGTTTCCTATGATATCGAGGCGGTACGGCGCCGGATCGAGAACACCAGTATCGACAGCTACAACGCTGAGCGACTCGCTCGCGGTCGGTAA
- a CDS encoding ADP-ribosylglycohydrolase family protein encodes MIPSSQAEDCLLGLACGDALGRPVEFKSAATIEAQHGTVDSMLGDGSHGQPPGTITDDTELALRIARSLVDAGGFDGADVAERFVGWYETDPFDIGLMTRDALARLQQGESWEHAGQDVWESRREGSNAGNGSVMRCAPYALAFTDDPQHLGRVSEQSSAITHADPRCKRGCAVLNLTIAGLLRGEDEPLRRALAATYPGQSDAPELVNAVEGLPDSVSESELNNGGYVVDALQAGLYYALDADSVEEAIVRAVNAGGDADTVGAITGAVAGARFGAESLPDAWLAAIDETDELRDLAGELLELEHTGGDAE; translated from the coding sequence ATGATTCCCTCCTCACAGGCGGAAGACTGTCTCCTCGGGCTAGCCTGCGGCGATGCCCTTGGCCGGCCAGTCGAATTCAAATCCGCCGCGACGATCGAGGCACAGCACGGCACCGTTGACTCAATGCTCGGCGACGGCAGTCACGGGCAACCGCCCGGCACGATCACCGACGATACCGAACTCGCGCTTCGGATCGCCCGCAGTCTCGTCGACGCCGGCGGTTTCGACGGCGCTGACGTCGCGGAGCGGTTCGTGGGCTGGTACGAGACCGACCCCTTCGATATTGGCTTGATGACTCGCGACGCCCTCGCTCGTCTCCAGCAGGGTGAGTCGTGGGAGCACGCCGGCCAAGATGTCTGGGAGTCACGACGGGAAGGTAGTAACGCCGGCAACGGGAGTGTGATGCGGTGTGCGCCGTACGCGCTGGCTTTCACCGACGACCCGCAGCATCTCGGGCGCGTGAGCGAACAATCTTCAGCGATCACCCACGCGGATCCCCGCTGTAAGCGTGGCTGTGCCGTCCTGAATCTCACTATTGCGGGTCTGCTTCGCGGCGAGGACGAGCCGTTGCGACGCGCTCTTGCGGCGACCTATCCCGGCCAGTCAGACGCACCGGAGCTCGTCAACGCTGTCGAGGGACTGCCGGACAGCGTTTCGGAAAGCGAGCTCAACAACGGTGGCTACGTCGTCGATGCGCTCCAGGCGGGGCTGTACTATGCGCTTGACGCAGACAGTGTCGAAGAGGCGATCGTCCGGGCGGTCAACGCTGGTGGCGACGCCGACACAGTCGGTGCGATCACTGGGGCCGTCGCCGGCGCTCGCTTTGGCGCGGAGTCGCTTCCCGACGCGTGGCTGGCCGCGATCGATGAAACCGACGAACTCCGCGATCTCGCGGGCGAATTACTCGAACTGGAGCATACCGGGGGTGATGCCGAGTGA
- a CDS encoding HEAT repeat domain-containing protein: MLRKDDPAGLHDALATLHAIGSTSPEDIAPAVADIEPYLDSDRPSVRREAAGCLAAITREVPSDIVDAVPSLVALLDEGAEQRQHAVSALAAVATEVPEATEAAADSLADIAIDESELDHVRLSAIAALGRTVRASSALVIDVFEDLVELYDADNYKLRNNAVALTYEVADLHTDTVKQYVDDIAALLTVDDARTRINASGTLARVAKDFPASVDPLTPTFIDLLSDDNEMVRENACWTLGRLEASEAKATLEERLQEEPNEAVRNRIAWALAEIDPV, from the coding sequence TTGCTTCGGAAGGACGACCCCGCTGGCCTCCACGACGCATTGGCGACCCTCCACGCGATCGGCAGTACCAGTCCAGAGGACATCGCACCGGCGGTCGCAGACATTGAACCGTATCTCGATTCGGATCGGCCGTCGGTCCGACGTGAGGCGGCCGGTTGTCTTGCTGCGATTACCAGGGAGGTCCCAAGCGATATCGTCGACGCCGTCCCGTCACTCGTTGCTCTGCTCGACGAAGGTGCCGAGCAACGACAGCATGCTGTCTCCGCTCTCGCAGCGGTCGCGACAGAGGTCCCCGAGGCGACCGAAGCGGCTGCTGATTCGCTCGCCGACATCGCCATCGACGAGTCCGAACTGGATCACGTTCGATTGAGCGCGATAGCGGCGCTCGGCCGTACCGTCAGGGCATCCTCTGCACTTGTGATCGACGTCTTCGAGGATCTCGTCGAACTGTACGACGCCGACAACTACAAACTCCGGAACAACGCCGTCGCGCTGACCTACGAAGTGGCTGACCTCCATACCGATACGGTCAAGCAGTACGTCGATGATATCGCAGCACTGCTCACGGTCGACGATGCTCGGACCCGGATCAACGCGAGTGGCACGCTCGCACGGGTGGCTAAGGATTTCCCGGCGTCGGTCGATCCCCTGACTCCGACGTTCATCGACCTGCTCTCGGATGACAACGAGATGGTCCGAGAGAACGCCTGCTGGACGCTGGGCCGTCTTGAGGCGTCGGAGGCGAAAGCGACACTCGAAGAACGTCTCCAGGAAGAGCCAAACGAAGCCGTTCGGAACAGAATCGCGTGGGCACTTGCGGAGATTGACCCAGTATGA
- a CDS encoding vWA domain-containing protein: MSATHTADGERTDFTGAFITRRTINIDGTSVHRLSFDGDETTQTLLVPAAADCDVHGLQTGRRYEVTEVRYCVPTAAADPSDERCPNCDAQLRHAVAIDAAPASLRQAVAELGIDDPFFIATEQTRLVRADRETVDDWQPMDRDDRTRHTAPDYVCDNCGEVFDDRDLHLPADGEREPSIESMEHSMMASSSDTIGLATGGGKDATNFRENIEQGYTPQPGAISTEGLFYDYYFETGGRRAETDALFAPRYAAGVSKDPVTTETEHVLSVGLDSTLSTDDFERPRLDLVAVVDVSGSMDSPFDEYYYDEHGRRREVETSSERKIDAATRALCALTEQLDDEDRLGVVLYNNRAHVAKPLRDVGSTDMHAIREHIREVSAGGGTNMEDGFMAAWDLLQDASAEPDSERRVVFMTDMMPNMGSTGETRLRELFADAAADGIHTTFLGIGLDENADLADAVSDVRGANHYFVHSVEGFEQRLGEEFAYMVSPLVFDLQLELDAEGCEIAAVHGAPGNDSTDQLIHVTTLFPSPKADGETRGGVVLVELDVTDEDRAVDLVASWVERDGSHHTERVAVELPRDMPSFDHSGVRKATALARYAGLLRAWAEDVHSRVNGSAGVDDWIDAGRPDEQERESVPLTVPAKYGRQFKTLRAYLVAEANALGDDTLGQEIDVLETLCAEAGVEIQPTVEQAGDRD; encoded by the coding sequence ATGTCAGCAACACATACCGCCGACGGCGAGCGGACCGACTTCACGGGTGCTTTCATCACGCGCCGCACGATCAACATCGATGGAACCAGCGTCCATCGACTGTCGTTCGATGGCGACGAAACGACGCAGACGCTGCTGGTTCCAGCCGCTGCCGACTGCGACGTCCACGGCCTCCAGACCGGACGCCGTTACGAGGTCACCGAGGTGCGGTACTGCGTGCCGACAGCCGCCGCGGACCCGAGCGACGAACGCTGCCCGAACTGCGACGCACAACTGCGCCACGCCGTCGCGATCGACGCCGCACCGGCATCACTTCGACAGGCTGTTGCGGAGTTGGGGATCGACGACCCGTTTTTCATCGCGACAGAGCAGACGCGGCTCGTTCGCGCTGACCGCGAGACAGTTGACGACTGGCAGCCGATGGATCGGGACGACCGAACGCGACATACGGCGCCGGACTACGTCTGTGACAACTGTGGGGAGGTCTTCGACGACCGCGACCTGCATCTCCCGGCCGACGGGGAGCGCGAGCCTAGCATCGAGAGTATGGAACACTCGATGATGGCATCGTCGTCAGACACGATAGGACTGGCGACTGGCGGCGGGAAAGACGCGACGAACTTTCGGGAGAACATCGAGCAAGGGTACACGCCCCAGCCCGGGGCGATCAGCACGGAGGGATTGTTCTACGACTACTATTTCGAGACGGGCGGCCGCCGCGCCGAGACGGACGCGCTGTTCGCGCCCCGGTACGCTGCCGGCGTCTCGAAAGATCCCGTCACCACTGAGACCGAACATGTTCTGAGCGTCGGGCTGGACTCAACGCTGTCGACTGATGACTTCGAGCGGCCGCGCCTCGATCTGGTGGCGGTGGTGGATGTCTCAGGGTCGATGGACTCCCCGTTCGACGAGTATTACTACGACGAACATGGCCGCCGCCGCGAGGTCGAGACGTCGAGCGAGCGAAAGATCGACGCCGCCACTCGCGCGCTGTGTGCGCTTACAGAGCAGTTAGACGACGAGGATCGACTGGGCGTCGTCCTGTACAACAACCGCGCCCACGTCGCCAAGCCGCTGCGAGACGTTGGCTCGACGGATATGCACGCGATCCGGGAACACATCCGTGAGGTGTCGGCTGGCGGCGGGACGAACATGGAGGACGGCTTCATGGCAGCGTGGGATCTCCTGCAGGACGCATCGGCCGAGCCCGACAGCGAGCGCCGCGTCGTGTTTATGACCGATATGATGCCGAATATGGGCAGCACCGGCGAGACGCGACTCCGTGAGTTGTTCGCGGACGCTGCTGCTGACGGGATCCACACAACGTTTCTCGGGATCGGGCTCGACGAGAACGCCGACCTCGCTGACGCCGTCTCAGATGTCCGCGGTGCGAACCACTACTTTGTCCACTCCGTCGAGGGGTTCGAGCAACGCCTCGGCGAGGAGTTCGCGTACATGGTGTCGCCACTGGTGTTCGATCTCCAGCTGGAACTCGATGCGGAGGGCTGCGAGATCGCCGCTGTCCACGGCGCCCCCGGCAATGACAGCACTGACCAGCTGATTCACGTGACGACGCTGTTCCCTTCGCCCAAGGCCGACGGCGAGACCCGCGGCGGGGTCGTCTTGGTCGAACTGGACGTGACCGACGAGGACCGTGCGGTCGATCTGGTCGCGTCGTGGGTCGAACGCGACGGCAGCCATCACACCGAGCGCGTCGCCGTCGAACTCCCACGGGATATGCCGTCGTTCGATCACAGCGGCGTCCGGAAAGCGACTGCGCTCGCCCGGTATGCGGGTCTGCTTCGCGCGTGGGCCGAGGACGTCCACTCACGCGTGAACGGGTCGGCAGGTGTCGATGACTGGATCGACGCCGGGAGACCGGACGAACAGGAACGCGAGTCGGTACCGCTGACAGTGCCAGCAAAGTATGGCCGCCAGTTCAAGACGCTGCGGGCGTATCTGGTCGCGGAAGCCAACGCACTCGGTGACGACACGCTGGGGCAGGAGATCGACGTGCTTGAGACGCTGTGTGCCGAGGCCGGCGTCGAGATCCAGCCGACGGTCGAGCAGGCGGGCGATCGGGACTGA
- a CDS encoding ATP-binding protein, giving the protein MSADIQDALVRALADHNPWWQAGAAALQGELPDRQKSDFYHLVRPDEASTQFEDATVFGLVGRHGVGKTTLLKQFIHLQLQQGVEPERFLYVPFDANALYQLHSADQLQQVFRYYESRVLGRLDDPAPHFVILDDVHRVAHSDKRSVDGWGTVVRDALADEQGRNVVVAAGATEQVNGELDRVGFDSDAYHTQPILPEKFRDYIFTRYPDLEDGDTRVSPTPLRAGDGSLPHALETGETEALVETLRDQHQRVADVSRRLQSQVAHYLTLGGVLSYVADGSAVDASDIGADAYQLLYRNLTATLYQDAPSLDSMRTIADLERLCALAARNRGREPIRFQRLVDLFDVDRRTIRDSYLSVLEKLFVLTAVTEYDNQRPRSTRLYLRDTGLVSALENKTPRAALDDLDYEADLARIAAFDHTMRLSYGVNAAQGNPEPPSVQYWRGRNGEVDYVFEVGSTPVPVALAYRSSARENKYEALAEFRDHYQAPIGLLVTGETSGRIEPVMQRDSSVIELPYWLYLLLC; this is encoded by the coding sequence ATGTCTGCCGACATTCAGGACGCGCTGGTCCGGGCGCTCGCCGACCACAACCCGTGGTGGCAAGCTGGCGCCGCAGCACTTCAGGGAGAGCTGCCCGACCGGCAGAAAAGCGACTTCTACCACCTCGTACGGCCCGACGAAGCGTCGACGCAGTTCGAGGACGCGACGGTGTTCGGGCTCGTCGGTCGCCACGGCGTCGGCAAGACCACGCTCCTCAAGCAATTCATCCACCTCCAACTGCAGCAGGGTGTCGAGCCGGAGCGATTCCTCTACGTCCCCTTCGACGCAAACGCGCTCTATCAGCTCCACTCGGCCGACCAGCTCCAGCAGGTCTTCCGGTATTACGAAAGCCGTGTCCTCGGCCGGCTCGACGACCCGGCTCCACACTTCGTGATCCTCGACGATGTCCACCGGGTCGCCCACAGCGATAAACGGAGTGTCGATGGCTGGGGCACCGTCGTCCGCGACGCCCTCGCTGACGAACAAGGTCGAAACGTCGTCGTCGCGGCCGGCGCGACCGAGCAGGTCAACGGTGAACTCGACCGCGTCGGCTTCGACTCTGACGCGTACCACACGCAGCCGATCCTCCCCGAGAAATTCCGTGATTACATCTTCACCCGCTATCCCGATCTCGAAGACGGGGACACGCGTGTCAGTCCGACCCCGCTGCGCGCCGGCGACGGCAGCCTGCCGCACGCGCTCGAAACCGGCGAGACAGAGGCACTCGTGGAGACGCTCCGCGACCAGCACCAACGTGTCGCAGACGTGTCTCGCCGCCTCCAGTCCCAGGTCGCTCACTATCTGACGCTGGGCGGCGTCCTCAGCTACGTTGCGGACGGTTCTGCCGTCGATGCCTCCGACATCGGGGCCGACGCCTACCAGTTACTCTACCGGAACCTGACGGCGACGCTCTATCAGGACGCACCGAGCCTGGACTCGATGCGGACGATCGCGGATCTCGAACGGCTGTGTGCGCTCGCCGCGCGCAACCGTGGTCGCGAACCGATCCGGTTCCAGCGTCTCGTGGACCTGTTTGATGTCGATCGCCGCACGATCCGCGACAGTTACCTGTCTGTCCTCGAAAAACTGTTCGTCCTGACCGCGGTCACCGAGTACGACAACCAGCGCCCGCGATCGACGCGGCTGTATCTCCGTGATACGGGGCTGGTCTCGGCACTGGAAAACAAGACCCCCCGTGCAGCACTGGACGATCTGGATTACGAAGCCGATCTCGCCCGGATCGCGGCGTTTGACCACACGATGCGGCTTTCCTACGGGGTGAACGCCGCGCAAGGGAATCCGGAACCACCGTCAGTGCAATATTGGCGGGGCCGGAACGGCGAAGTCGATTATGTCTTCGAAGTCGGTAGTACACCAGTTCCAGTCGCCCTTGCCTACCGATCCAGCGCTCGTGAGAACAAGTATGAAGCACTGGCAGAATTCAGAGATCACTATCAGGCACCAATCGGCTTGCTCGTCACTGGAGAGACGAGTGGCCGCATTGAGCCCGTGATGCAGCGGGATTCAAGCGTGATCGAACTGCCGTACTGGCTGTATCTCCTGCTATGCTGA
- a CDS encoding SDR family oxidoreductase, with product MKTALVTGAGSGIGRATAEKLASNGWRVYATDIDADGLETVEGCVTETVDVTDTADIERLRAQIADDVGGLDCVVANAGLAQLGPVADLPNEHLEAQFDVNVHGVHRTVQSLGHRTAIKAFAALHRVRTYVQ from the coding sequence ATGAAGACGGCGCTCGTGACCGGCGCTGGCTCAGGAATCGGACGCGCCACCGCTGAAAAGTTAGCCAGTAATGGATGGCGGGTCTATGCTACCGATATTGACGCCGACGGCCTCGAAACCGTCGAAGGCTGTGTCACGGAGACAGTGGACGTCACCGACACAGCCGACATCGAGCGGCTCCGTGCACAGATCGCCGACGACGTTGGTGGGTTGGACTGTGTGGTCGCAAACGCAGGGCTTGCCCAACTCGGCCCTGTCGCCGATCTGCCGAACGAACACCTCGAAGCCCAGTTCGACGTCAACGTCCACGGCGTCCACCGGACCGTGCAGTCACTCGGACACCGAACAGCCATCAAAGCGTTTGCCGCGTTGCACCGCGTCCGAACCTACGTCCAATGA
- a CDS encoding acetoacetate decarboxylase family protein: MTSQATISTGHTFQLPAQLSASIVGAVFPADRGAVATLLPAGLEPIRATRTRAALTVLAVTYDRVGEDTIDPYDEVGVLIPAVETGTRTWPYLSGLRRGVSGYVYTLPVSTEPARAFGVDIWGYPKLVAEIDLRDTGRIRHATVIADGQQIISFEGWRPPTIPARLSGYNYTVKDEQLLREKTRLSGSVGMWPRGHAELAFGKHPIGQRLANVAVDERPLYTVAADCDFEIEAGSAIQS; the protein is encoded by the coding sequence ATGACGTCACAAGCGACCATTTCGACCGGACACACGTTTCAGCTGCCGGCACAGCTATCGGCATCGATCGTCGGCGCTGTCTTCCCCGCAGATCGTGGTGCTGTCGCGACGCTGCTGCCCGCAGGACTCGAACCGATTCGAGCGACACGGACACGGGCGGCACTGACAGTGCTGGCCGTCACGTACGACCGCGTCGGCGAGGACACGATCGATCCATACGACGAGGTCGGTGTGCTCATTCCAGCGGTCGAGACCGGCACACGGACGTGGCCGTATCTGTCCGGACTTCGCCGCGGCGTCAGTGGGTACGTCTACACGCTCCCGGTCTCGACCGAACCAGCCCGAGCATTCGGCGTGGATATCTGGGGGTATCCGAAACTCGTCGCCGAGATCGACCTGCGAGACACGGGCCGCATACGGCACGCGACTGTCATCGCCGACGGGCAACAGATCATCTCTTTCGAGGGGTGGCGACCACCGACGATACCAGCACGGCTGTCCGGCTACAACTACACCGTCAAAGACGAGCAACTACTCCGAGAGAAGACGCGACTCTCCGGCAGCGTCGGGATGTGGCCCCGAGGTCACGCTGAGCTTGCGTTCGGCAAACACCCGATCGGACAGCGACTCGCCAACGTCGCAGTCGATGAACGGCCGCTGTACACCGTTGCCGCCGACTGTGATTTCGAGATTGAAGCTGGTTCTGCAATCCAGTCGTAG
- the msrA gene encoding peptide-methionine (S)-S-oxide reductase MsrA, protein MPSTALPTDQSSPLARDADALLPAETEMATFGMGCFWGPDALFGAREGVVRTRVGYAGGTSRNPTYHALDDHTEVVQIEYDPDQWTYDELLEVVWANHNWATEQKRQYRSVILAHDDTKRAIAERSRAALADRTGQSVATAVEILDQFYEAEDYHQKYELRTVPVVADELEALYGDAFTASTVAARLNGFVAGYGSADQRRELLATLDLPPVVIDEIRRRL, encoded by the coding sequence ATGCCTTCCACTGCGTTACCGACGGACCAGTCGTCGCCGCTGGCGCGAGACGCTGACGCGTTGTTGCCAGCAGAGACTGAGATGGCCACATTTGGAATGGGGTGTTTCTGGGGACCGGACGCGCTGTTCGGTGCTCGGGAGGGGGTCGTTCGGACGCGAGTCGGCTACGCCGGCGGAACGTCACGTAACCCCACGTACCACGCATTGGACGATCACACTGAAGTCGTCCAGATCGAGTACGATCCCGATCAGTGGACCTACGACGAACTGCTGGAGGTCGTCTGGGCGAATCATAACTGGGCAACCGAGCAAAAACGCCAGTACCGTAGTGTCATCCTCGCTCACGACGACACAAAGCGGGCAATCGCAGAACGATCGCGGGCAGCGCTGGCTGACCGGACCGGCCAATCAGTCGCCACCGCTGTGGAGATACTCGACCAGTTCTACGAAGCCGAAGACTACCATCAGAAATACGAACTCCGGACTGTCCCAGTCGTTGCCGATGAACTCGAAGCGCTGTACGGTGACGCGTTCACTGCGTCGACGGTCGCTGCGCGCCTCAACGGGTTCGTTGCCGGGTACGGCAGTGCCGACCAACGCCGTGAACTGCTGGCGACACTTGATTTGCCCCCGGTCGTCATCGACGAAATCCGACGCCGACTCTGA
- the engB gene encoding GTP-binding protein EngB: MFETRPDRDAEVVLVGRSNVGKSTLMRELTGHTFDTGQRPGVTREPNHYDWASEDFVISDLPGFGFMKGVPEDVREQIKTDVVRYVEDNAEKILVGILVVDGKSVIDIIDRHSGEDEIPHDVEMFHFLRDVGVPPVVAVNKMDKVDDRDQRLNDLCDRLGLYPPWKQWQETIAPISAKRGNLGALEAAVRHHLHEAGRDDLFQFF, encoded by the coding sequence ATGTTTGAGACGCGGCCGGACCGTGACGCGGAGGTCGTCCTCGTCGGGCGATCCAACGTCGGCAAGTCCACGCTGATGCGCGAGTTGACCGGCCACACCTTCGATACGGGTCAGCGGCCGGGTGTCACGCGCGAACCCAACCACTACGACTGGGCCAGCGAGGACTTCGTGATCAGCGACCTGCCCGGCTTCGGCTTCATGAAAGGCGTCCCCGAGGACGTCCGCGAGCAGATCAAGACCGACGTGGTTCGATACGTCGAGGACAACGCCGAGAAGATCCTCGTCGGAATCCTCGTCGTCGACGGCAAGAGCGTGATCGACATCATCGACCGCCACTCCGGCGAAGACGAGATTCCACACGACGTCGAGATGTTTCACTTCCTGCGGGATGTGGGTGTCCCCCCAGTTGTCGCTGTCAACAAGATGGACAAGGTCGACGACCGCGACCAGCGGCTGAACGATCTCTGTGACCGACTGGGGCTGTATCCCCCCTGGAAACAGTGGCAGGAGACGATTGCACCGATCAGCGCCAAGCGCGGTAACCTCGGCGCGCTCGAGGCGGCCGTCCGACACCACCTCCACGAGGCCGGCCGGGACGATCTGTTCCAGTTCTTTTGA
- a CDS encoding CBS domain-containing protein, with protein sequence MPIEDLARSDVVTAGPETPVTDLAATMGEEHVGSIVITNDETPVGIVTDRDLAVRVLGEADDPTGMTAEDVMTDDLYTAEPDAGFYEAATLMADHGIRRLPISEDGTLVGIITADDITELLADEQQHLGDIIRGQRPEY encoded by the coding sequence ATGCCAATCGAAGACCTCGCTCGGAGCGACGTCGTCACAGCCGGACCCGAAACGCCTGTGACCGATCTCGCAGCGACCATGGGCGAGGAACACGTGGGAAGTATCGTGATCACGAACGACGAGACGCCAGTCGGCATCGTCACGGACCGGGATCTGGCTGTTCGCGTCCTCGGGGAAGCGGACGACCCGACCGGAATGACTGCCGAAGACGTGATGACCGACGACCTCTACACGGCCGAGCCCGACGCTGGCTTCTACGAGGCAGCCACTCTCATGGCTGACCACGGGATCCGACGGCTCCCCATCAGTGAGGACGGCACTCTCGTCGGGATCATCACCGCCGACGACATCACTGAATTGCTCGCCGACGAACAGCAACACCTCGGGGATATCATTCGCGGTCAGCGTCCGGAGTACTGA
- a CDS encoding LamG domain-containing protein, which translates to MGTDSTDRGATPVVGNVLLVAVVIVIGIVLVTLSFSFLEGTGAPSAEASFEYEQTPVGLEMTATAIGTDVTVQLNGRPVTTIEAGDAGESVLVPTAPGDRITVVSQDREKSVLVAREIEDRDEVGDFIAYYTFEAGSGDTLLDRSNNDNDGNLSGDLDWQESSLAFDGDGDYIEVDQFNTPVETVSEFTIAVTYRTDDESEKQELVEHKSDDDNWLLELKPCDNDEVESADSDLCDGDDQYVPVFSVDQAGGTQDEQIFGDGEQANTRQTLVGTFNGSGHTLYVDGEQASSGEYEGDISMGDLNIGKDIEPSNDDYLDGEIYEIRLYYTAFDDQQVRVLTEAME; encoded by the coding sequence ATGGGGACTGACAGTACTGATCGGGGGGCCACACCGGTCGTCGGCAACGTCCTGCTGGTCGCCGTCGTGATCGTAATCGGGATCGTTCTCGTGACACTGTCGTTTTCGTTTCTCGAGGGGACCGGCGCGCCCAGCGCTGAGGCTTCCTTCGAATACGAACAGACGCCGGTCGGACTGGAGATGACAGCGACAGCGATCGGAACCGACGTCACCGTCCAGTTGAACGGTCGGCCCGTCACGACTATCGAGGCGGGCGACGCTGGCGAGTCGGTGCTCGTCCCGACGGCACCCGGCGATCGAATCACGGTCGTGTCTCAGGACCGCGAAAAGTCGGTGCTCGTCGCCAGGGAGATCGAGGATCGTGACGAGGTCGGTGACTTCATCGCCTACTACACCTTTGAGGCCGGGAGCGGCGACACACTGCTCGATCGCTCGAACAACGACAACGACGGCAATCTCAGTGGGGACCTCGACTGGCAGGAGAGTTCACTCGCGTTCGACGGAGATGGCGACTACATCGAGGTCGATCAGTTCAACACGCCAGTCGAAACCGTCTCGGAGTTCACCATCGCAGTCACCTACCGAACGGACGACGAGAGCGAGAAGCAGGAACTCGTCGAACACAAGAGCGACGACGACAACTGGCTTTTGGAACTGAAACCGTGTGACAACGACGAAGTCGAGAGCGCAGACAGCGATCTGTGTGATGGTGACGATCAGTACGTCCCCGTCTTCAGCGTCGATCAAGCCGGTGGCACCCAGGACGAACAGATTTTCGGCGATGGCGAGCAGGCTAACACTCGTCAGACGCTCGTCGGTACGTTCAACGGCAGCGGCCACACCCTCTACGTCGACGGCGAGCAGGCGAGCAGTGGCGAGTACGAGGGTGACATCAGTATGGGTGATCTGAATATCGGGAAAGACATCGAGCCAAGCAACGACGACTATCTCGACGGTGAAATTTACGAGATCCGACTCTACTACACCGCGTTCGACGATCAGCAGGTCCGGGTGCTCACAGAGGCGATGGAGTGA